A genomic window from Desulfonatronovibrio magnus includes:
- a CDS encoding YIP1 family protein: MEIICPKCNFMQNVPDEKIPPKAEKATCPKCGEKFQFRTVQPEFHIDEEPSVKDQEQLKRPDPEPTGEKNAEDDSIWSRLESMGGQEQSEAILDSDDSLEQGYEVPWENLDEHGFFPGFIETIKRAMLAPSAFFYKMPLKGFVMPLAFFLLVSVIQALGTFIWNMAGVFPTTAQHDASGLGMGMMGIGSFFIVIVYPFFMGVWLFVAAGVTHLFLMLFQSGRAGFEGTFRATAYGSAPMVLGLLPFIGPIIGAAWSLGITIIGYKQIHESTYMKVIMAMLTPIVLVIVMAALFY; the protein is encoded by the coding sequence ATGGAGATAATTTGTCCCAAATGCAATTTTATGCAGAATGTACCTGATGAAAAGATACCTCCCAAAGCGGAAAAAGCTACTTGCCCCAAATGTGGAGAAAAGTTTCAGTTCAGGACGGTACAACCGGAATTTCACATTGATGAGGAACCTTCTGTAAAAGATCAGGAACAGCTTAAAAGGCCTGATCCTGAACCCACAGGAGAAAAGAATGCTGAGGATGACTCCATCTGGTCTCGTCTTGAAAGTATGGGGGGGCAGGAACAAAGTGAAGCCATACTCGACTCGGATGACTCTTTAGAGCAGGGTTATGAGGTCCCATGGGAAAATCTTGATGAGCATGGTTTTTTTCCAGGATTTATAGAAACCATTAAAAGGGCCATGCTGGCGCCCTCAGCTTTTTTTTACAAAATGCCTTTAAAGGGTTTTGTAATGCCTCTGGCCTTTTTTTTACTGGTATCCGTAATACAGGCCCTTGGAACTTTTATCTGGAATATGGCCGGTGTTTTCCCCACCACTGCTCAACACGATGCCAGTGGCCTTGGTATGGGCATGATGGGCATTGGCTCATTTTTTATTGTTATTGTTTATCCTTTTTTTATGGGTGTCTGGCTGTTTGTAGCCGCAGGTGTGACGCATCTTTTTCTGATGCTTTTTCAATCAGGCAGGGCAGGGTTTGAAGGCACTTTCCGGGCAACTGCCTATGGCAGTGCGCCAATGGTATTGGGGCTTCTACCTTTTATCGGACCAATTATTGGTGCAGCCTGGTCATTGGGCATAACAATAATAGGATACAAACAGATACATGAATCAACTTACATGAAAGTTATCATGGCCATGCTGACACCTATTGTTCTTGTAATCGTCATGGCTGCATTATTTTATTAA
- the fliS gene encoding flagellar export chaperone FliS: protein MYSTAARAYFNTKVTTTSQEEIVVMLYEAAIKFLEQAKVMIEEKDYQEKGNSISKALDIIAELDGSLNTEKGGEVAQNLHAMYMFCQSRLLMANLKMDIAIIDEVIQMLKSVGSAFAEVIKKQKGNG, encoded by the coding sequence ATGTACAGTACAGCAGCAAGAGCATACTTTAATACCAAGGTTACAACTACCAGCCAGGAAGAAATCGTTGTCATGCTCTATGAAGCAGCAATCAAGTTTCTGGAGCAGGCCAAGGTAATGATTGAAGAAAAGGACTATCAGGAAAAAGGTAACTCCATATCCAAGGCTCTTGATATTATAGCTGAGCTTGATGGAAGCCTGAATACTGAAAAAGGTGGAGAAGTTGCCCAGAATCTGCATGCCATGTATATGTTTTGCCAGTCCCGATTGCTTATGGCCAACCTGAAGATGGATATTGCAATCATTGATGAAGTAATTCAAATGCTTAAGAGTGTTGGATCGGCATTTGCCGAAGTTATAAAAAAGCAGAAGGGCAATGGTTAA
- the fliD gene encoding flagellar filament capping protein FliD has translation MPDTMEMENLISGSMHFTGLGSGTDFNQMVEQLVKLEQRRVARWELWKSDWEEKVEAFQELQTKMVSLRSNLASMDSVNKFFVKETTSSNPGVVRATANSDAEEGSYNIEVGSLAQNHIVFSREGFASTSDPVNQPGEDKFAYSYGGKRVELELPENTSLNGFVNMINSDPNNPGIRASIVNRGDEYFLQLRGMDQGKDNVIELTYAEDDEGNPEEGRTLSKFFDIDGEKMDTSQAAQNAKIKVNGWPVDETDEEGNIVNQVWIERTSNSFSDIVEGVTLNIYSEGLAQINIENDQKAIKEQVYSFVDQVNEVLDLINSQTKVSESGKGSLLTGNYGLQMIEAKLKSVMSSIGIGFDRQKGGDNLPSMSTIGVTIDAERGSPTFGRYIIDDEVLDHVLKNDPRGVAELISGNLEPDTKSQDFRFGTLVRGVTRPGLYDVEYEIDGNGKIIWATIDGNTAGIDGNFITSREGDSRGLSIQVDNLNPGEYKGNVRLKSGKVNEMRDILKDLTDSSNGTLKILERNYEDIMRNIDNKIDFEQRRLDRFERDLRMRFARLEELLGYYDGLQNAMGSQIQSLNFD, from the coding sequence ATGCCAGATACAATGGAAATGGAAAATCTCATATCAGGAAGCATGCATTTTACCGGCCTTGGTTCAGGTACTGATTTTAACCAGATGGTGGAACAGCTGGTCAAGCTTGAACAGCGGCGAGTTGCGAGATGGGAACTTTGGAAAAGTGACTGGGAGGAGAAGGTAGAAGCCTTTCAGGAGCTTCAGACCAAAATGGTATCATTAAGAAGCAATCTGGCAAGCATGGACTCGGTGAATAAGTTTTTTGTCAAAGAGACAACTTCCTCCAACCCAGGAGTGGTTAGGGCAACTGCCAACAGTGATGCTGAAGAAGGGAGCTATAATATTGAGGTAGGCAGCCTGGCCCAGAATCATATTGTTTTTTCCAGAGAAGGTTTTGCCAGTACTAGTGACCCAGTCAATCAGCCTGGAGAGGACAAGTTTGCCTATTCTTACGGCGGCAAGAGAGTTGAGCTGGAGCTGCCGGAGAACACCAGTTTAAATGGCTTTGTGAATATGATTAATAGTGACCCCAATAATCCTGGAATTAGAGCAAGCATAGTAAACCGGGGAGATGAGTACTTTTTGCAGCTTCGGGGCATGGATCAGGGTAAGGATAATGTCATTGAGCTTACATATGCTGAAGATGATGAAGGGAATCCAGAAGAGGGTCGCACTTTGTCCAAGTTTTTTGATATTGATGGCGAAAAAATGGATACCAGCCAGGCAGCACAAAATGCAAAAATTAAAGTGAATGGCTGGCCTGTAGATGAAACTGATGAAGAGGGCAATATTGTTAATCAGGTCTGGATAGAGAGAACTTCCAATTCTTTCAGTGATATTGTTGAAGGAGTGACACTTAATATATATAGTGAAGGTCTTGCTCAAATCAATATTGAAAATGATCAAAAGGCAATAAAAGAGCAGGTTTATTCTTTTGTTGACCAGGTTAATGAAGTCCTGGATTTAATCAACAGCCAGACAAAGGTAAGTGAGTCAGGTAAAGGATCTTTGCTTACTGGAAACTATGGTCTGCAGATGATTGAAGCCAAGCTCAAGAGTGTTATGTCGTCCATAGGCATAGGCTTTGATCGCCAGAAAGGAGGCGATAACTTACCTTCCATGTCTACAATAGGAGTAACTATTGACGCTGAAAGGGGATCTCCAACTTTTGGCAGATATATTATTGATGATGAAGTTCTGGATCATGTTTTGAAAAATGATCCAAGAGGAGTAGCAGAGCTGATAAGTGGTAACCTGGAGCCTGATACAAAAAGTCAGGACTTCAGATTCGGTACTCTTGTCAGAGGTGTTACCAGGCCTGGGCTTTATGACGTGGAGTATGAAATCGATGGAAATGGCAAAATAATTTGGGCCACAATTGATGGCAACACTGCTGGCATTGATGGCAACTTCATTACTTCAAGAGAGGGCGATTCAAGAGGTTTATCAATTCAGGTTGATAATCTGAATCCCGGAGAATATAAAGGAAATGTCAGGCTCAAGTCAGGAAAAGTAAACGAAATGCGTGATATTCTCAAGGATCTGACCGACTCCAGTAATGGTACTTTAAAGATTCTGGAAAGAAATTATGAAGATATTATGCGCAATATTGATAATAAAATAGATTTTGAACAAAGAAGGCTTGACAGATTTGAACGTGACCTGCGCATGAGGTTTGCCAGACTGGAAGAATTGCTCGGGTATTACGATGGTTTGCAGAATGCCATGGGTTCTCAGATACAGTCGTTGAATTTTGATTAA
- a CDS encoding flagellin — protein sequence MSMVINYNAMANNAANNLTNHYGNLATSTRRLSSGLRVGTAADDAAGLAARELMRADIAALNQGIRNANDGISLIQTADGALGVIDEKLIRMKELAEQAATGTYNSDQRLIIDSEYQAMASEITRIANATKFNGIYLLNGNLSHSTFGDNPDKWSPNDLDTLSPDGPLKIHFGPTNQSKEDYYYIEIGIATASALGVGNSSDPNRANHSTTENSGGYSISTQQGAQQALETLDQAIISKDKIRAQLGALQNRLENTITNLQIQSENLQAAESRISDVDVAQEMTQFVRNQILTQSAVAMLSQANNLPRMAMQLIGG from the coding sequence ATGTCAATGGTAATTAATTACAACGCAATGGCCAACAATGCGGCCAACAATCTTACGAATCATTATGGAAATCTTGCAACTTCAACCAGAAGGCTTTCATCGGGGCTCAGGGTAGGCACTGCTGCTGATGATGCAGCGGGTCTGGCAGCAAGAGAGCTTATGCGTGCGGATATTGCAGCACTGAACCAGGGCATTAGGAATGCCAATGATGGTATATCACTGATTCAGACAGCAGATGGTGCTTTGGGTGTTATCGATGAAAAGCTTATTCGTATGAAAGAACTTGCAGAACAGGCAGCTACAGGAACATATAACTCTGATCAGAGGCTCATCATTGACTCTGAATATCAGGCCATGGCTTCAGAAATCACCCGTATTGCCAATGCTACTAAATTTAATGGCATTTACCTGCTTAATGGAAATTTGTCACACAGTACATTTGGAGATAATCCAGATAAATGGTCCCCGAATGATCTTGATACATTGTCTCCCGATGGACCACTGAAAATTCATTTTGGGCCTACAAATCAATCAAAAGAAGATTACTATTATATTGAAATAGGCATTGCTACAGCCTCTGCTCTTGGTGTGGGTAATAGCTCAGATCCCAATAGAGCAAACCATAGCACCACTGAAAATAGTGGAGGTTACTCCATCTCAACTCAGCAGGGAGCACAGCAAGCACTGGAAACTTTAGATCAAGCCATTATATCCAAGGACAAAATAAGGGCTCAGCTTGGAGCGTTACAGAACAGGCTTGAAAACACCATAACCAATCTGCAGATTCAGTCCGAAAACCTGCAGGCTGCTGAATCTCGGATATCAGATGTTGATGTGGCTCAGGAAATGACACAATTTGTCCGTAATCAGATACTTACCCAGTCCGCAGTAGCCATGCTTTCCCAGGCAAACAATCTGCCCAGGATGGCCATGCAGCTTATCGGTGGATAA
- the tsaB gene encoding tRNA (adenosine(37)-N6)-threonylcarbamoyltransferase complex dimerization subunit type 1 TsaB, translating into MSKISSSTSSSSIHLVLNCAEAHLQVVFGEEEQVLWSETLYVPGRAMKYIAPTIKSGLNFLGMEPCELAAISCVEGPGSFTGIRMIFAHAMGMAAGAQVPMGRISYFDALAYGPGKLLKNPLWIFVHSRIGQVYAAAYKTPGLELLYAPANIALSNVAKIAGLDTNGKLNIMGSGVRRNSNIFKHGNFKILDPVWDKALPESLLCLTIKASKSYHYLLPRYLRASDAEENLAKKNNFTLK; encoded by the coding sequence ATGAGTAAAATATCAAGCTCTACCTCTTCCTCTTCCATTCATCTTGTCCTTAATTGTGCTGAAGCGCATTTACAGGTAGTTTTCGGTGAGGAAGAGCAGGTGCTATGGTCCGAGACTCTTTATGTACCTGGCCGGGCTATGAAGTATATTGCTCCAACCATAAAGTCCGGCCTGAACTTTCTTGGTATGGAACCATGTGAGTTAGCTGCCATATCATGTGTGGAAGGTCCGGGAAGCTTTACCGGAATCCGCATGATCTTTGCTCACGCTATGGGTATGGCTGCAGGAGCACAAGTTCCCATGGGCAGGATCTCTTACTTTGATGCTTTGGCGTATGGTCCTGGAAAATTATTGAAAAATCCTTTGTGGATATTTGTGCACTCCAGGATTGGCCAGGTCTATGCTGCTGCTTACAAGACTCCCGGTCTTGAGCTACTATATGCTCCTGCAAATATTGCACTGAGTAATGTGGCAAAAATTGCAGGTTTGGACACTAATGGCAAATTGAATATAATGGGCAGCGGCGTTCGCAGAAATTCTAATATTTTTAAACATGGCAATTTCAAAATTCTTGATCCTGTATGGGATAAAGCCTTACCTGAGTCTCTTCTTTGTCTAACCATTAAAGCTTCTAAAAGTTACCACTACCTCCTCCCAAGATACCTTCGTGCCTCAGACGCTGAAGAAAACTTAGCAAAAAAAAACAACTTCACCCTAAAGTAA
- a CDS encoding glycosyltransferase family 2 protein encodes MVNSKMVYSEDILGFSLENFPLYAFIFAYNESDIIESTIKNAFIQGCDKVFVVDHCSDDNTVEKAIDAGAILYDRYNSKYFEEDQKVLIANRCMDEVSSKVNEKHIWWLFIDADELPHGPFGKTIKEYIRSISTEYRVIGSTFLNHYPGNSIYKPGSNPAFAYPKAEMETLSYCNYNHMKHQLIRYDQDQSRIIIGPGYHIFACDSCPLVEPIHGIFTHHFPYRSINTTSNRLRKIILEDKLFKMKKKLKTTEKELAKNKSYNDVFRSNPDQHHWELRWQNIRQAYRKHKELYHWKELVPHEHAFFSGWE; translated from the coding sequence ATGGTTAACTCAAAAATGGTATACTCAGAGGACATTTTGGGCTTCTCGCTTGAAAATTTTCCACTATATGCTTTTATTTTTGCTTATAATGAGTCTGACATTATTGAGTCTACCATAAAGAATGCCTTTATCCAGGGATGTGACAAGGTGTTTGTCGTAGATCACTGTAGTGATGATAACACAGTGGAAAAGGCTATTGATGCAGGTGCTATTCTTTATGATCGATATAATTCTAAATATTTCGAAGAAGATCAAAAAGTGCTTATAGCTAATAGGTGTATGGACGAGGTTAGTAGTAAGGTAAATGAAAAGCACATTTGGTGGTTGTTTATTGATGCTGACGAATTGCCACATGGTCCTTTTGGCAAGACTATCAAGGAGTATATTAGATCTATTTCAACTGAATACAGGGTTATAGGTTCTACTTTCTTAAATCATTACCCAGGCAACAGCATTTATAAACCTGGATCTAACCCAGCATTTGCTTATCCCAAAGCTGAAATGGAAACCTTGTCATATTGTAACTATAATCACATGAAGCACCAGTTAATAAGGTATGACCAAGACCAGTCACGGATAATTATTGGACCTGGATATCATATTTTTGCTTGCGATTCCTGTCCTTTAGTAGAACCTATACATGGCATATTTACCCATCACTTTCCTTACAGGAGTATTAATACAACTTCAAATCGTTTGCGGAAAATAATTCTTGAAGATAAGCTTTTTAAGATGAAAAAAAAATTAAAAACAACTGAAAAAGAGCTGGCAAAAAATAAAAGTTATAATGATGTATTCAGAAGTAATCCTGATCAGCATCATTGGGAGTTGCGTTGGCAAAATATACGTCAGGCATATAGAAAACATAAAGAACTGTATCACTGGAAAGAGTTAGTGCCTCATGAACATGCTTTTTTTTCTGGATGGGAATAA
- a CDS encoding glycosyltransferase → MRILHIVNDYLPNSKAGTEYYISELSEAQMELGYLPSVLYTKILEDSNVNHEPFYIITESEYQNIPTYVLTIPLSHKNLLYNSYLLNTLKPWMQGMDFSLVHIHSMINYSCSLIDVIGRHIPVMFTFHDFWLLCANAILIHSAGKVCSGPDTLDKCVECQRVHTDNLSSAWLIQRKNYAAKVMKRVNLGICPSRFSLFKYKKYGEPDFKIVHESLGMKPVSMTNFSKNNGDPVRFTYLGGICWFKGLDVAVSAFRALKINNIILNIYGHISSTHYFEKVMEIANGDSRIQYCGAYSKSDLGSIFESTDCVILPSRIESYSFVVREALSAGVPVIASNAGALSEIVKHGKNGFLFKSGDGADLAMNIFRVAKDPEILLSLKSGIKPVKTIYDDAVKIGEYYRSFMK, encoded by the coding sequence ATGCGTATTTTGCATATCGTCAATGATTATCTCCCCAATAGCAAAGCAGGGACTGAATACTATATTTCAGAGTTATCTGAAGCTCAAATGGAATTGGGTTACCTGCCCTCAGTACTGTACACAAAAATTTTGGAAGACAGCAATGTTAATCATGAACCCTTCTATATAATCACAGAATCTGAATACCAGAATATACCTACATATGTTCTGACCATACCCTTGTCCCATAAAAACTTACTATATAATTCATATCTTCTAAATACCCTAAAACCTTGGATGCAAGGTATGGACTTTAGTTTAGTTCATATACACAGCATGATAAATTATTCATGTTCATTAATAGATGTAATAGGTAGACATATTCCTGTTATGTTTACTTTTCATGACTTTTGGTTGTTATGTGCCAACGCAATTTTGATACATTCAGCAGGAAAGGTGTGTAGCGGGCCTGACACTCTTGATAAATGCGTCGAATGCCAGCGTGTTCATACCGATAATCTGTCTTCCGCCTGGCTGATACAAAGAAAAAATTACGCTGCTAAGGTTATGAAGCGTGTGAATCTCGGCATATGCCCATCAAGGTTTAGCCTGTTTAAATATAAAAAATATGGAGAACCTGACTTCAAAATTGTTCACGAATCTCTTGGTATGAAACCAGTTTCTATGACGAACTTTTCAAAAAACAATGGAGATCCTGTACGTTTTACATACCTTGGAGGGATCTGTTGGTTCAAAGGGTTAGATGTTGCTGTAAGCGCTTTTCGTGCGCTTAAGATTAACAATATCATTTTAAATATATACGGGCATATTTCCAGCACTCATTATTTTGAAAAGGTCATGGAAATAGCAAATGGCGACTCACGGATACAATACTGTGGCGCATATAGTAAATCTGATTTGGGATCCATATTCGAGTCCACTGACTGTGTAATTCTACCCTCACGTATCGAAAGTTACTCATTTGTTGTACGTGAAGCACTATCAGCAGGAGTGCCTGTCATAGCATCCAATGCCGGAGCCCTGTCTGAAATTGTTAAGCATGGAAAAAACGGTTTTTTGTTTAAGAGTGGCGATGGTGCAGACTTAGCAATGAATATTTTTAGGGTTGCTAAGGATCCAGAGATTTTGCTTAGTTTAAAATCAGGTATTAAACCGGTCAAGACAATTTACGATGATGCTGTAAAGATTGGTGAATACTATAGATCATTTATGAAATGA
- the rseP gene encoding RIP metalloprotease RseP, which produces MIESIVAFILVLGVLIFFHELGHFLVARMFGIGVSVFSLGFGPKLLAFNFGKTEYRLSAVPLGGYVSLVGEAEDADLPDKFNKEESFARRPPWQRILVVAAGPVFNFVLAWFIYWGLFWAHGQMEMLAHIGQVADDSPAYEAGLEPGDRVIAINGHEIQNWEEMVQYIQGSGGDALSFQVERSANILDFEIIPHMATRENIFGEEIITPQVGIIASGDTVEIPLSFTSAAAEGAAQTWMLMKLTVEGIIKLIERIIPLDNIGGPIMIAQLVSEQTHEGLTNLLALTALISINLGLINLLPIPVLDGGHIVFYTAEMITGKPLNDRMRQVATRIGLALLLALMSLAIFNDLLRIFR; this is translated from the coding sequence ATGATTGAAAGTATTGTAGCATTCATACTGGTACTTGGTGTACTGATTTTTTTTCATGAACTGGGGCACTTTCTTGTGGCCAGAATGTTCGGCATTGGAGTGTCAGTGTTCTCCCTGGGGTTTGGCCCAAAGCTGCTGGCCTTTAATTTTGGCAAAACCGAATATCGTCTTTCAGCCGTTCCATTGGGAGGTTATGTAAGTCTGGTGGGAGAGGCTGAGGATGCAGACTTGCCGGATAAGTTCAATAAGGAAGAAAGTTTTGCAAGGCGACCTCCGTGGCAGCGTATCCTTGTTGTGGCAGCCGGTCCGGTTTTTAACTTTGTTCTGGCCTGGTTTATATACTGGGGGCTTTTCTGGGCACATGGGCAGATGGAAATGCTGGCTCATATCGGACAGGTGGCAGATGACAGCCCTGCTTATGAAGCCGGACTGGAACCGGGAGACAGGGTAATAGCCATTAATGGCCATGAGATTCAAAACTGGGAAGAAATGGTTCAGTACATCCAGGGCAGCGGCGGAGATGCACTGTCTTTTCAGGTTGAACGCAGTGCCAATATACTGGACTTTGAAATCATACCTCATATGGCCACCCGTGAAAATATCTTTGGAGAAGAGATAATTACTCCTCAGGTTGGAATCATAGCATCAGGGGACACTGTAGAAATTCCCTTGAGTTTTACTTCTGCAGCTGCTGAGGGTGCGGCCCAGACCTGGATGCTCATGAAACTCACAGTAGAAGGCATTATTAAACTCATCGAGCGCATCATTCCCTTGGATAATATTGGTGGTCCCATAATGATTGCCCAGCTTGTGAGTGAGCAGACCCATGAAGGACTGACTAACCTGCTGGCTTTAACTGCGCTTATCAGCATCAATCTTGGACTGATAAACCTTTTGCCCATTCCAGTTCTTGATGGTGGGCACATAGTTTTTTACACTGCTGAAATGATTACCGGAAAACCTCTGAACGACCGCATGCGCCAGGTGGCCACAAGAATTGGCCTTGCGCTGCTGCTGGCCCTTATGAGTCTGGCCATATTTAATGATTTGTTGAGGATTTTCAGGTAG
- the dxr gene encoding 1-deoxy-D-xylulose-5-phosphate reductoisomerase has product MISYISPTDSPHFKAKKRTITILGSTGSIGTSSLNVIRHNRDDFQVVGLAGARNIELLAEQANEFRPGVLGVYNESLAGELSSRLDSGYCPDIVYGTSGYENMAMMDDADFIMSAMVGAAGLRPTMAAAQKGKVILLANKESLVLAGDLIGETCNKYQSVILPVDSEHNALFQAMQGHEFKGVESIIITASGGPFRGRDKAFMSKVTPEQALDHPNWSMGAKISIDSATMMNKGLEVIEACHLFGISTDKIKVLVHPESIVHSLVGYIDGSLLAHMGTPDMMIPIAHCLGFPGRLHTGLEPLDLTALERLTFFAPDYQAFPCLKLALKAFESGPDYPVVLNAANEICVEGFLNNKIGFMDIALLNAKALDEHVSSRVNSLEQIMELDLKTRSMVRQWIEA; this is encoded by the coding sequence TTGATATCATATATTTCACCCACCGATTCCCCTCATTTTAAAGCAAAAAAGCGAACAATAACCATACTGGGTTCCACTGGATCCATTGGAACCAGTTCTCTCAATGTAATTCGGCACAACAGGGATGACTTCCAGGTGGTGGGGCTGGCCGGTGCCAGGAATATTGAGCTGCTTGCGGAACAGGCCAATGAATTCAGACCTGGAGTTCTGGGGGTATATAATGAATCTTTGGCCGGGGAGCTTAGTTCCAGATTAGATTCAGGATATTGTCCTGATATTGTTTATGGTACATCTGGTTATGAAAACATGGCTATGATGGATGATGCGGACTTTATTATGTCTGCCATGGTTGGGGCGGCTGGGCTTCGGCCCACCATGGCAGCCGCGCAAAAGGGCAAGGTAATTCTGCTGGCCAATAAAGAGTCTCTGGTTTTGGCGGGAGATCTTATCGGCGAGACCTGCAATAAGTATCAGAGTGTAATATTGCCGGTGGACTCAGAACATAATGCTCTGTTTCAGGCCATGCAGGGCCATGAATTCAAGGGTGTGGAATCCATAATAATTACTGCTTCAGGTGGTCCGTTTCGAGGACGTGACAAAGCATTTATGAGCAAGGTGACACCTGAGCAGGCTTTGGATCATCCCAACTGGTCCATGGGTGCCAAAATCAGCATTGACTCAGCCACCATGATGAACAAAGGCCTTGAGGTTATTGAGGCTTGTCATCTTTTTGGTATTTCAACTGACAAAATCAAAGTGCTTGTGCATCCCGAGAGTATTGTGCATTCTCTTGTTGGCTATATTGACGGATCATTGCTGGCCCATATGGGAACACCAGATATGATGATACCCATTGCTCATTGTCTGGGTTTCCCGGGCAGGCTGCATACAGGTCTGGAACCATTAGATCTGACGGCTCTGGAGAGACTGACTTTTTTTGCTCCTGATTACCAGGCTTTCCCCTGTCTTAAGCTGGCATTAAAGGCTTTTGAGAGTGGCCCTGACTACCCCGTGGTGCTTAATGCTGCCAACGAAATTTGTGTTGAAGGATTTCTTAATAATAAAATTGGTTTTATGGATATCGCGCTTTTAAACGCTAAAGCTCTGGACGAACATGTTTCCAGCAGGGTCAATTCCTTAGAGCAGATTATGGAGCTTGACCTGAAAACGAGAAGCATGGTGCGGCAATGGATAGAGGCATAA
- a CDS encoding phosphatidate cytidylyltransferase translates to MKFTSHQKRILTALVLIPLMGAVIYAGGLIKTLTIGLAGFIGLWEFYNLFWERGSKLFLKLTGSLGGTLFLLDTGLGWTENPVLFLVVFFWITWLLFLIEYSRKKEQAEFKDYLILIGGMSYLPLVLSLFFNLDSVQIIIVLLAVVASDAGAYYAGSWLGGKKIWPDVSPKKTWAGSAGGMLLCVAVVLGMSLAFGNSVWWHYLLLAVFMNIAAQLGDFFQSSLKRWNNVKDTGHILPGHGGILDRIDSLLLLLPVFVIYNTLFSVF, encoded by the coding sequence ATGAAATTTACCTCACATCAAAAAAGAATACTGACTGCCTTAGTGCTTATTCCACTTATGGGAGCAGTCATTTACGCCGGTGGTCTGATCAAGACCTTGACCATTGGTCTGGCAGGTTTTATTGGTCTGTGGGAATTCTACAATCTTTTCTGGGAGCGGGGCTCCAAGCTTTTTCTAAAGCTCACAGGAAGCCTTGGTGGAACTCTCTTTTTATTGGATACAGGCCTTGGCTGGACTGAGAATCCGGTTCTGTTTCTGGTGGTGTTTTTCTGGATCACCTGGCTTCTTTTTCTGATAGAATACAGCAGGAAAAAAGAACAGGCTGAATTTAAAGACTACCTTATTCTCATTGGGGGCATGTCTTACCTTCCTCTGGTATTGAGCCTTTTTTTCAACCTTGATTCAGTTCAGATTATAATTGTGCTTCTGGCAGTAGTTGCTTCGGATGCTGGTGCTTATTATGCTGGTTCATGGCTTGGGGGAAAAAAGATCTGGCCTGATGTCAGCCCCAAAAAGACCTGGGCCGGCAGTGCCGGGGGGATGCTTCTCTGTGTTGCTGTGGTGCTTGGCATGAGTCTGGCTTTTGGTAATTCTGTCTGGTGGCATTATCTGCTGCTTGCAGTGTTCATGAACATAGCTGCCCAACTTGGTGATTTTTTTCAATCTTCACTGAAGCGCTGGAATAATGTAAAGGACACAGGACATATACTGCCCGGGCATGGTGGAATTCTGGATCGTATTGACAGCCTGCTGCTGCTTTTGCCTGTTTTTGTTATATACAACACTTTATTTTCAGTATTTTAA
- a CDS encoding isoprenyl transferase, with product MLNRTPRHLAIIMDGNGRWANKRNLSRSEGHNQGTRAARSIVEEVRRLEIPYLTLYAFSRENWARPREEVSFLFSLLGRFIQGELQSLIKQDIRLNILGELDELPMPTRKVVNHACSKTKSCSSMNLNLALNYSGRHEIVRACKAVMQKGLSPDDLTEEVFSEYLYTAGQPDPDLIIRTSGELRISNYLLYQSAYSELYFTPTLWPDFTPQELRTALEDFATRQRRLGRVESI from the coding sequence CTGCTTAATCGAACACCCCGACATCTCGCTATCATCATGGATGGTAATGGCAGATGGGCTAATAAAAGAAATCTGTCAAGAAGTGAAGGTCACAATCAGGGAACCAGAGCAGCGCGGTCCATAGTTGAGGAAGTCAGGCGCTTAGAAATACCGTATCTGACTCTTTATGCCTTTTCCCGTGAGAACTGGGCCAGACCCAGGGAAGAAGTATCATTTCTTTTCAGCCTTTTGGGGCGCTTTATTCAGGGAGAGCTGCAAAGTCTTATCAAACAGGATATCAGGTTGAATATTCTGGGAGAGCTTGATGAGCTTCCGATGCCCACCCGAAAAGTGGTGAATCATGCCTGCTCCAAAACTAAATCATGCTCCAGCATGAATCTGAACCTTGCTTTGAACTACTCTGGACGCCATGAAATTGTCAGAGCCTGCAAGGCTGTCATGCAAAAAGGACTTTCCCCTGATGATTTGACTGAAGAAGTATTCAGTGAATATTTATATACAGCAGGCCAGCCTGATCCTGATTTAATTATCAGGACCAGTGGTGAGCTGCGCATCAGTAACTATCTGTTATATCAGTCTGCTTATTCAGAACTGTACTTTACACCAACGCTATGGCCTGATTTTACACCTCAGGAACTGCGTACAGCCTTAGAAGATTTTGCCACCAGGCAGAGAAGGCTGGGCAGGGTGGAATCCATATGA